The Rattus rattus isolate New Zealand chromosome 1, Rrattus_CSIRO_v1, whole genome shotgun sequence genome includes a region encoding these proteins:
- the Mbd3 gene encoding methyl-CpG-binding domain protein 3 isoform X4, which yields MERKSPSGKKFRSKPQLARYLGGSMDLSTFDFRTGKMLMNKMNKSRQRVRYDSSNQVKGKPDLNTALPVRQTASIFKQPVTKITNHPSNKVKSDPQKAVDQPRQLFWEKKLSGLSAFDIAEELVRTMDLPKGLQGVGPGCTDETLLSAIASALHTSTLPITGQLSAAVEKNPGVWLNTAQPLCKAFMVTDDDIRKQEELVQQVRKRLEEALMADMLAHVEELARDGEAPLDKACAEEEEEEEEEEEEEPEPERV from the exons CCCCAGCGGGAAGAAGTTTCGCAGCAAGCCACAGCTGGCACGGTACCTGGGCGGCTCCATGGATCTCAGCACCTTCGATTTCCGCACGGGAAAGATGCTGATGAACAAGATGAATAAGAGCCGCCAGCGCGTGCGCTATGACTCCTCCAACCAGGTCAAG GGCAAGCCTGACTTGAACACTGCACTGCCTGTACGGCAGACTGCATCCATCTTCAAGCAACCGGTGACCAAGATCACCAACCACCCCAGCAACAAGGTCAAGAGCGACCCACAGAAGGCAGTGGACCAGCCGAGGCAG CTTTTCTGGGAGAAGAAACTGAGTGGACTGAGTGCCTTCGACATTGCGGAAGAACTGGTCAGAACCATGGACTTGCCCAAGGGCCTGCAGG GGGTAGGCCCCGGCTGCACAGATGAGACGCTGCTGTCCGCCATCGCCAGTGCGCTGCACACCAGCACCCTGCCCATTACAGGCCAGCTCTCTGCGGCTGTGGAGAAGAACCCTGGTGTGTGGCTGAACACTGCGCAGCCACTGTGCAAAGCCTTCATGGTGACAGATGATGACATCAG gaagcaggaggagctggTACAGCAGGTGCGCAAGCGCCTGGAGGAGGCGCTGATGGCGGACATGCTGGCGCATGTGGAGGAGCTGGCCCGTGATGGGGAGGCACCACTGGACAAGGCCtgtgctgaggaggaggaggaggaagaggaggaggaagaagaggaaccgGAGCCGGAGCGTGTGTAG
- the Mbd3 gene encoding methyl-CpG-binding domain protein 3 isoform X2, producing MERKSPSGKKFRSKPQLARYLGGSMDLSTFDFRTGKMLMNKMNKSRQRVRYDSSNQVKALAKHLPGPSNPSWTPVGAARCRVFSPQGKPDLNTALPVRQTASIFKQPVTKITNHPSNKVKSDPQKAVDQPRQLFWEKKLSGLSAFDIAEELVRTMDLPKGLQGVGPGCTDETLLSAIASALHTSTLPITGQLSAAVEKNPGVWLNTAQPLCKAFMVTDDDIRKQEELVQQVRKRLEEALMADMLAHVEELARDGEAPLDKACAEEEEEEEEEEEEEPEPERV from the exons CCCCAGCGGGAAGAAGTTTCGCAGCAAGCCACAGCTGGCACGGTACCTGGGCGGCTCCATGGATCTCAGCACCTTCGATTTCCGCACGGGAAAGATGCTGATGAACAAGATGAATAAGAGCCGCCAGCGCGTGCGCTATGACTCCTCCAACCAGGTCAAG GCTCTGGCTAAGCACCTCCCTGGCCCCTCCAACCCTTCATGGACCCCGGTCGGAGCGGCCCGCTGCAGAGTCTTCTCCCCCCAGGGCAAGCCTGACTTGAACACTGCACTGCCTGTACGGCAGACTGCATCCATCTTCAAGCAACCGGTGACCAAGATCACCAACCACCCCAGCAACAAGGTCAAGAGCGACCCACAGAAGGCAGTGGACCAGCCGAGGCAG CTTTTCTGGGAGAAGAAACTGAGTGGACTGAGTGCCTTCGACATTGCGGAAGAACTGGTCAGAACCATGGACTTGCCCAAGGGCCTGCAGG GGGTAGGCCCCGGCTGCACAGATGAGACGCTGCTGTCCGCCATCGCCAGTGCGCTGCACACCAGCACCCTGCCCATTACAGGCCAGCTCTCTGCGGCTGTGGAGAAGAACCCTGGTGTGTGGCTGAACACTGCGCAGCCACTGTGCAAAGCCTTCATGGTGACAGATGATGACATCAG gaagcaggaggagctggTACAGCAGGTGCGCAAGCGCCTGGAGGAGGCGCTGATGGCGGACATGCTGGCGCATGTGGAGGAGCTGGCCCGTGATGGGGAGGCACCACTGGACAAGGCCtgtgctgaggaggaggaggaggaagaggaggaggaagaagaggaaccgGAGCCGGAGCGTGTGTAG